GTCGAAGGTCACGCTGCCGGAGGCTTCGATGCCGACCACCCATACACCCTTCTTTTTTAAGGTCTCGATAGCCTGCGCAATATTGGCCACCCTGGCCACAGGCACATATTCGATAGCGCCTGCCGAGGCTTTGGCAACGACGGGGGTCAGTCCTACTTCCCTGCGGCTGCGGATTATCAGGCCGTGTATGCCAGCGGCATCCGCCGTGCGCAAGATAGCTCCCAGGTTGTGCGGGTCTTCAAGCCCGTCGAGTATGCAGTACAGCGGCTGCTCGCCTTTCGTACGCGAGATTGCTAACAGGTCTTCGAGGCTGACATATTCCTTCGCGGCGGCGTAGGCCAGCACACCCTGATGTACTGCAGTGGAGGCACTTTTCTC
The Dehalococcoidia bacterium genome window above contains:
- the rlmB gene encoding 23S rRNA (guanosine(2251)-2'-O)-methyltransferase RlmB yields the protein MSDIIEGRQPLLEALRSGRAVNRIMLARDSERHGAIAEILALARQQGIPFEYVDRKILEKSASTAVHQGVLAYAAAKEYVSLEDLLAISRTKGEQPLYCILDGLEDPHNLGAILRTADAAGIHGLIIRSRREVGLTPVVAKASAGAIEYVPVARVANIAQAIETLKKKGVWVVGIEASGSVTFDKVDFKLPTAIVVGGEGVGIADLVRKKCDVLASIPMRGRISSLNASVAAALVMYEAFRQRTS